The following nucleotide sequence is from Longimicrobium sp..
CGCACGCGGGCCGGATCGAAGATGACCCTTCCCCGCGCATCCCGCGCCGGGGGTGACGCCCTGTCGGGCGGCGTCTCGGCGGGGGAAAGCAGCGTGTCCCGGGCCGCGCCGCCCGCGGCGGATCCGCCCCCGCCGCACGCGGTGGAGAGGAGGGCGAGGGCCAGGAGCGCACAGAACGTTTTCATCGACATCATCCCAAGCGGTTGATCGCTATTGCGGCGCGGGGGGCTTCCGCATCCGGCGCTTCCGGGTGATATTCCGCGCACCCGCCGTGCCCATCCCCGATCTTCCTGCCCTGATGGAAACCACAGTCGCCATCTCCGGCCTGCGCGCCTGCCCCGCGTGCGGCACCATGAACGCAACGCGATTCTGCGGCGACTGCGGCCGCGCCGTCGACGGAACGCCCGCGCGGACGGTGGAGGTGCTGAAGGAAGGCGCTTCCGAACTGTTCGGCGTCGACAAGAGCGCGGTGCGGACCATGCGCGACCTGCTGCTGCACCCCTTGAAGGTGGCGCAGTCCGTTCGCGGTGACAACGACGAGGGCTACGTGCGGCCCTTCCGGCTTTTCTTCCTGCTCGCGGGCGCGTACATCCTGCTGCTGACGACGGTGCAGCCCCACTCCTTCGAGCTGGGGTCGCAGGCCACCCCCGACCAGCTTGCCGCGATGGCGAAGGTGGCGGCGGGCAACGGCATTTCGCTGGAGATGATGAACGAGCGCTTCGGCCAGCGGATGAACATGCTGCTGCCGCTGATCAGCGCGGTGATGCTGATTCCCCTCGCCGCCCTGCTGCGCCGGATGGACCGGTCGCGCCCCGTGGGCGATCACATGCTGACGATGGCCAGCATCACGAACTCCATGTGGATCACCTGCATCCTGCTGATCCCGCTGGCGTACCTGGGCACGTGGCCCTTCATCATCGCGGCGCAGGTGGCGGGGGTCGGGTACATCGGCGCCGCCATCATCCGCCTGTACCCCGGTGCGACCCGCGTGCAAACCGGCCTCCGGCTCGCCGGCTTTCTGGTGGCGGACTATGCGCTGACGATGCTCCTGTCCTTCATGCTTGCGCTGGGCGTGATGGTTTCGGTGCTCTACTTCTGAGTATCGCCGGCACCGGAGCGCAGCGGGCGGAAACCACACCGGTCTCCGCCCGCTTTCGTTCGTCCATGCGATGGCGGATCAGGACGCGGCCGCGGCGACCGGGCGGCGGAGGGAGGCGGGAACCTGCTCGGGGTCCTGCGGCCGGGCGAAGAGGTAGCCCTGGCCGTACTCGCACCCCATGGCCCGCAGCGCGGCGAACTGCGCGGGCTCCTCGATGCCTTCGGCGACGATGGCCACGCCCAGGCTGCGGGCCAGCGCCACGATGGTCTGCACCACCGCCGTGCCGTCCGGGCGCTGCACGAAGGAGCGGTCGATCTTCAGCCCGTCCAGGGGCAGCTGGTGAAGCAGGCTGAGCGACGAGTAGCCGGTGCCGAAATCGTCCAGGTAGATGGGAATGCCCAGCGCGCGGAAGCGGCGCAGGAGGGGGATGGCCTGGTCGGGATCGCGCATCACCGTGCTCTCGGTAAGCTCCAGCTTCAGGCTCCCGGGGCGCAGCCCGTGCTCGCCGACGGCGGCCTCCACCTCCTGCAGCAGCCGCGCGTCGCCGAACTGCCGCGCAGACAGGTTCACGCACACGAACCGCGGCTCGTCACCCGGGAACTCCGCCTCCCACGCGGCCAGCTGCCGACAGGCCCCGCGCAGCACCCAGCGCCCCAGCGGCACGATCAGCCCCGTGTCCTCGGCCACCCCGATGAACTCCACCGGCCCCACCAGCCCACGCTCCGGGTGGTGCCAGCGCACCAGCACCTCCCATCCCACGGTGCGCTCCGTCGCCAGCTCCACGATGGGCTGATAGACCAGGCGGAACTCGCCCCGGCGCACCGCCTGGCGCAGGTCCGTTTCCAGCTGAAGCCGCCGCAGCGACTCGTGGTGCATGGAGCGGGTGAAGACGGCGAAGCGCTCGGCGCCCAGCGAGCGGGCGTGGTACATGGCGGCATCGGCGTTGCGCAGCAGCTCGTCCGGATGGCCCCCGGCGTCGCCCGAGAGCGCCACGCCGATGCTGGCCGAGGTGAACACCTCGTATCCGCCCAGGCTGACGGGGGCCGAGAGCGCGGCCTGGATCTGCTCCGCGCGCCGGCCCGCCTCGGCAGGGTCGGCCACCCCGTCCAGCAGCAGCACGAACTCGTCGCCTCCGAAGCGCGCCACCGTGTCGGCCGGGCCCACGCACGCCAGCAGCCGGGCCGCCACGATCCGCAGCAGCTCGTCGCCCTTCAGGTGGCCCAGCGAGTCGGTGACCAGCTTGAAGCGCTCCAGGTCCAGGAACACTACCGCGAAGGGCCGCGGGGTGCCGTCCTCGCCTGTGCGCGCCGCGGCCTGGGCCAGCCGCGTGCCGAACAGCGTACGGTTGGGAAGGTCCGTAAGCGCGTCGTGAAGGGCGTCGTGGCGCAGGCGCTCCTCGGCGGCCTTGCGGCCGGTGACGTTTTCCACCATCGCCACGCAGAACCGCGGCTTTCCCGCCCCGTCGCGCACCGCCGACGCCGCCAGGTGCACCCAGATGGTGGTTCCGCTGGGGAGCAGGTAGCGCTTTTCCACGCGATACGAGTTGCGCCGTCCGGCGGCCATGTCGCGGAACAGCGACAGGCTGCCGTCCGCGTCGTCGGGATGGTTGAGCTTCCAGAACTCCAGCCCGTGCAGCTCCTTCTCGCCCAGGCGCACCATCTCGCGGTAGGCGGTGTTGGTCTGCACGATGCGGCCGTCCATGGTCACCACCAGCACGCCGATGGCCGCGCCCTCGAACATGGCGCGGAAGCGCTCCTCGCTGTCGCGCAGGGCCGTCATGGCGTCGCGCGCGGCGAGCTCGGCGGCGGCGCCCGCGGCCAGCTCCATCAGCAGTCCCAGCTCCGGCTGCTTCCACGCCCGTCCGGGTTCCGCCACGCCCAGCGCGCCCAGCACGGTGCCGCTGGCGTCCCGCACCGGCACGGCCAGCGCGCCGGCGGCGGCCTGCGGCTCGGCGGACGC
It contains:
- a CDS encoding putative bifunctional diguanylate cyclase/phosphodiesterase yields the protein MPDRSARSHTDWSRLSARTLGVPAALLLSRAPDGTRVERPHGDPSLLDALRAGMERAMASAEPQAAAGALAVPVRDASGTVLGALGVAEPGRAWKQPELGLLMELAAGAAAELAARDAMTALRDSEERFRAMFEGAAIGVLVVTMDGRIVQTNTAYREMVRLGEKELHGLEFWKLNHPDDADGSLSLFRDMAAGRRNSYRVEKRYLLPSGTTIWVHLAASAVRDGAGKPRFCVAMVENVTGRKAAEERLRHDALHDALTDLPNRTLFGTRLAQAAARTGEDGTPRPFAVVFLDLERFKLVTDSLGHLKGDELLRIVAARLLACVGPADTVARFGGDEFVLLLDGVADPAEAGRRAEQIQAALSAPVSLGGYEVFTSASIGVALSGDAGGHPDELLRNADAAMYHARSLGAERFAVFTRSMHHESLRRLQLETDLRQAVRRGEFRLVYQPIVELATERTVGWEVLVRWHHPERGLVGPVEFIGVAEDTGLIVPLGRWVLRGACRQLAAWEAEFPGDEPRFVCVNLSARQFGDARLLQEVEAAVGEHGLRPGSLKLELTESTVMRDPDQAIPLLRRFRALGIPIYLDDFGTGYSSLSLLHQLPLDGLKIDRSFVQRPDGTAVVQTIVALARSLGVAIVAEGIEEPAQFAALRAMGCEYGQGYLFARPQDPEQVPASLRRPVAAAAS